Below is a genomic region from Castanea sativa cultivar Marrone di Chiusa Pesio chromosome 2, ASM4071231v1.
ATTCTTCTATAAGAGTACCCCCAATGGTATCACTCATACAATAATATTAGCTCACTAACATTTATAAGCCTTAGGATATTTTGAGgagaaataaataattcttaGGACTCTTACAGATTATAATCAAACCAATTGTAAGCATAGTTACATTCAGGAGCTCGTTTCCCAGGCATTATATTCTGGGAAATCCAGATTCTAGAGGCATATCAAATTCTTTGAACCAAATGCTACATTATTGTTAAATCAGTCAAGCCTGGGCTCAAGCCCTAGCTCAAGCTTGAGCTGACCTAAACATCCCGAGCCTTATTTAATTGCTCTGGACATAAATTTCTTGTTGATAGGCTGACTTTCACTTGAGCTCTAGACAAGCTTGAATACTTTTATAACCTACAGTGCTGCTTGGCTGAAACTGTCTCAACTCAGCTTTTTCTAGCATTAGTTTCATGCATTCTAAGGGATTTTCTTGTACGATTGGTGGCAAGGAAAACTTCGCTGCCTGTCTCTGCTTAAGATCCTTCTTACCATTGCAAGACAAAGGAGAAAATAATATCATCATTTACCTTCTTCCTGAACTCTTGAACTTTATTATGCTCACATTTCATCTATCAAAAGTCAAGTTGGGTTTGTCGAAGGTATTATTGTGCAAACCTGCTTCAATTTCAAGCTGTAGGCAAAGGGCCAAGTTTCATTTTCaatgtttattttttgctgGGAAATCATATGCTCCTGTATTTTAAAAATGGCAATCCCTTAATTAAGTTCATGATGAGTGATTTTTCACCTGTTccatttgtttttataatatGTGCAGGCAACTGCTAGAGGGGAGGAAGGCATGACGCTCTTTTTTGTCTGCTGCAATCCAAACTGTGGCCATCGGTGGAGAGATTGAGAATCTAAATTACATGCTGATCTTCACTACCATGGAAATAGTAGTAGTGTTATGTGATGATAGCATGTCATATGAAATTTAGAAGACTTTTATTACTGATCCATGGACCTTCATGTTAAGggattttgtaaaatttattttaggagtTGGCATTTGCTTGACAAACAACTGAGTACCTTTTGGATGTGGTCGGGAAGCCAGCGTCAGCAGTCTAATTGCACAATTTTTCACTGTTTAGAGTTTGGTAACACAAACATGTCAGAGCAGGGAGTGAGTCTTGAAAAACTGTAACCTCAACTTCTTTAGTTTGCGTAACAGAATTTCTGCCCTGATGGTTTTGATTTAGTGTAATTAATTTTCTGCCTTGATTATTATGGCTGCACTTATTTTCTTGCTTGAGCACAGGTCTGATCATTAGAATTTTGATTCTAGTTGCAAAGACTGGGAGGCAGAATGGAAAACTTACCAGACTTGCGAATTCTGGTTCAGGAGTCTCGTGCAAAAATAAAGCTGTTAATGATAATATTACGTTGGTTAAGATTGTACGTGGGGTCAAGAATTGCAagtattattataaattttactcgGAGGAAAAAAGTCATAAGAATGAATTGCTCTGACAATGGTTATGGCCAAGAGCCTCTTGGCTCAATTTAATGTCTTGGGAATCTCAGAGGTCAGGGCCCCTAACTTACGGCAGGGACCAAAACGGTcataatagaaagaaaattgaaaaatgagattttgAATGATAATATCGTATATGGCATTGAAATTGAATATCATTTGGAtccaagaaacaaaataaaccaaCAAAGGCTGAAGACCAAAGTACAAGTTCGAATCAAGCGAGGTAAATAACAGTTAAAGATTTGGGAAGAACATGGCCACTTGTATGGTATGCAGTATGCACAATCAAGGCTCCAAAATGGGCGAGAGAGGAAAAAGGGCACCAGAATTGAATTTTTAACATTTCTTCTTTGCCTTCGTTGTTATTAATGATGGTATCAAGTGTCTGTCTATACATGAATGAATGATCTGGTGGAAAAATTCCACGGCAACTGGCTAATTTCCCTGACATTTATCTCCCGCTAAAAAGAATTCCCAAAAGACTAACCAATTCCCAAAATTGGATCTAACAGATAAATTGAAAAAGCCTTTCAATACTTACAAATCAATGTAAtatctacacaaaaaaaaaaaggaaaaaagaaaaagaaaaaagagaaggggTAGAAATCCCGTTCGCACTTCAACCGCACTACAGGCCCTACTTCTCTATAGAACTCTCTACGAGGAGCTACAAAGAGGATAATGTCCGTGTGAACCATTCTGAAAGGCGTTTTATCTTGTCTAACATTTCCACATTCTTTGCAAAGTAAGATTCGGCATTTGACAGCATGACCTTGGCATCATGCTTCAATGCCTCCATACTTCTATAGTAGCTGTTCTCTATTCTTGCCTGGATCACTTCGAGAGACAACGCAACAGGAAACCTGCAAAAATTTCATAAGTCAACATtacatttcaaaattctttAACAAGAGAGAAATGAAGGTTTTCATTAGATACCAGTATAGCACATGTGTATGTAACAGCATGCACTGAGACCTATATTAAATAGGACACATTTTCACCCCATACAATTAGCAACATAAGAACGAGTTCCGTAAAGATAGACAATATATACCTGTTTGTAAAATGTGACTTGTCtgaaacaattttcaatttttgaactcCATAACGATCCTGAAATGTTCACAACAAATTAAGACAAGGAAATCCATAGCAAATCAGTATGAAGGAAGTTTTCTGCCTATATACCTGGGCTTTGTTGCCTGACTGCTCTAATTTGGCAAAAGCAGACAGCAGGTTATTTCTGATCTCATTATCAATATGAGGTTCCTCCCATTGAGTATCAGTATCAAAGAGTTCCCAAGGACTATGATTATGCTTTTCTCTGGGGTCAGTCTTGTACTGAATAGTATACCTCTCCCATGGACTATCAGGAAAATCTACTGATTTGGCCTTCGAGGACGTTATCCGACCATCCCACCAATTGCCATCTTCTTCACCTTCAACTTCAGTTCTCCACCATACTTTGCACTTATCCCTGATTGTCCATTTTTTTGCCATAGCAGCATCAAACCGAGTCCTTTCAACAAGAAAGTCTGGGAAGCCCATCACTTCAGGCAGAGTCAATTTAAAAGATTGTTGGTAAACATTGGAATCCTGATCTACAAATTTAAGTATCATTTTACAGCAGCTCTCCCCAGACCCTGCAAGTGAGGAATACTTGAGGTCTTCAACTTTACAAAATTCCACAGCTCTTATGATGCCCTTCATGTATGTCCAAGGGCCCGGTTCTCttgaattaaaataatcaatatacTCTTGATGCCCCTGAAAAGTAGAGCTTTGTAGGTAAATAATTGAGACTATTGATCCTAAAGCACCaaccccaaagaaaaaaaaggaaaggaggggggggggggttgacaagaagaagaatgataaaTATCAGCAACAGTAAATCATGTGATATATTGCTTAACAACTAACCTGTCTCAAATATACAACTTCATCCCCTTGCTGGGGAATATATCGGGAACCCTCCTCATGTGTTGACAACATTAACCATGATCTTTTTTTAGCTGATTGATGTGACTTCCTTCTATCTACTGGAATTCTGTCACGAACATGGTTACTGGCCCTCCTGATTCTAGTCGACCTCAGTCCAACAGTAATTCTTGCAGTTGATCCCCAATTTTCAGTAGGGGATTGACATCTGTGAGTGGAATTATTATGGGTACTTCTAAATGTATACCCTGATTCATCTCCTGGCCCTGACTTGAGACCATCACTGACATTGTCTGAATCATGTGTAGATTCCTTCAGTCTTGTGGACCTTGTCCTATGATCCCCATTAATGAAGCCTTCTTCAGAGTCCAGTCCAGCAATTATACTATTGTTGCTAGCATTTGAAGTGCTTTCCCCCACGCCACCACTATCAACTTCTAAATTAGCCCTACTCCTGTGTGATTTCGACCTCTTGTAAACAGCCGCGTACCTTTTGTTTGAATTCAAATGAAACTCCTGTGAATCATGTGCCAGGGACAACGGAATTTTATCAATCTGAGAGTCCGATTCATCTTCATGATCTGCATTAACTCCACTGGTTCCTTCACCATCAGGTGCAACAGGATCCTGTTCCTTGTTTGAAGGGCTTTCATGCCAACCATTGTTCTGATTTTCTACCAAAAATCTCATTTCCTGCTTGGAAGGACTTTCAGGATCCTCTAAAATCCTTTTTGACATTATCCTTAACTTTGTTGAGCTAGGTGTGCCTCTCTCAATTTGCTCAGGGTGGTGATCAGTCCCATTTTTGTACGGCAAAGAGGAGATGGAAGTATCCTGAGCAGCCACATGAACAGATTTTGGTGACTCACCTTTAAATTCCTCAGAGGCACTGTCACCAATATTTTTGCCATTCATTACTGCCATCCTGTTGATATtatccccaaaattttggatttcTATAGTAGGGGGGGATATCATAACACTATCCTGTTGAGTTTTCATGTTCCCCTCGACGTCATTCTCTTTTTCACCTTGACCAACCTGACATACGTGAGATCTGTCATATGCATCTGATGGCATTGCTTCACCAAATCTCAGACGCTTGGATGTACGAGCCTTGACCCCTCCCCATCTAATTTGGCCATTACTGTAACATTCAGACAGGTCTAAATGATCTTCAACCTTGTCTAATCTAcctctcccttttctttctatagTACTGCAGTTTGCATCACCAGAAAAGTGCCCTTGATCCTGAGAACTTGTACGGTTCCCATTTTCTTCAAAGGCCTCCTGAGAAGCTTTAGATGATGATCCCACCAGATCAGCCTGGTAGTTGCTTTTATGTGATATGCTCCTTGGAAGTACAAGCTTATTTGAATCCCGAATAGGCAATTTGAGAATCAATCTCTTCCTGTTTCCATCATTGAAATGAGATTCAGGTAATTCATAAGGTTCAACAAGATCCTCAGAGTCATCCAGGGacaattcttttccttttaaatgTTTGCTTTGCTCATTTTGCAAAGAACTATCAGATTTATCACTCTCAATGATTGAATCTTGTAGTGAAGATTCACTTTCTGATAAATTATCTTCAGAGCCATCTTCATCTTCACCATCTGTAGATGTTCCTGTGATTTTTGAGAACAAATTAAGTGCATTGCGTGCAGCAGCCCTTTGAGGTCTCAAAGACTTTGATGTGGATTTCCTCTTTGAAGCTTTTCGGCCATTTCTTGATTTCCTAGGTCTATTAAATCTGTGTGGATTGCCGTCACACTCATCCAGATTCCTCCTTTTAACACGCCTCCCGGAAGAAGTCATAATCTCAACCTGAAAAGGGGGGAAATTAATTCAAGCAATGCTAACAAAAGTCTTAAGTTAGAACTTAGTCTTCCAAAAAAGGAAACTTACTTCTGCCTTCTGTTTTTTCCTCTTTGATCGACGAAGGCCATCCATTGAGTCCTCATCCTCACTGTCTTCTGCACTGCACTCTGGATCACCAGAGGAAATTGAACTTAAACTTCCTTGCTCCCCTCCGGGGAAACAATCTTCTGTAACATTGTATTCTGAATCATTATCTTCACTTTGCACTTCATTTTCTGGTTCCCAATCCATGGCATCTACAATCTCTGGCAGTGGTTCAATCGGTAAATCCAAGTCTGCCAAAGGAAGCATTTGGTAGTCCGGATCTACACTGAAATCAGGCCCTACAGCAAGTCTCAATGAAGAAGGATGCCATTCTTTACCCAGAGCTCCTAACCGTCTTTGCTGGTATGCAGTCTGATAGGGTTCTGGGTACGGCACCATGTCTAGCATTTCAACCACATAACAAGTACTTGAGATACTGATATTGTCACAGAATtccataaagaaaataaatgttaaattcagCGCTTAGAGTTGAGTGAACCTGAGCCACAAAGAAGATCTTCCATATTCCGTCGGTATGGTGGAAGCTGAGTTTCCTGAATCAAATATTGTCATGAATTAGAATTAAGAAGGGATAGTAAGAACATGATGTATCAAACTCTTTAAGTGTTTAAAACTCTATATCTGTAAGTTATAAAAGGTTCCTAATCCACTCATCTAGAAAATAGATGTTGCGAACACTTAAGTGTCAATCCTGAGTCCTAAGTCCTGTTTATACATCCATATTcctattcaaaattcaaaatgaagtATGAAAGTTACCTATCATGAAGTATCCTACAAGCATCAGCATTAGAAACAGATGCTACCTTAGAACTAACTGTGGGAGTAGGGGGATCCATGGCTGATTACCAAAGAAAAAGGCATGGTGCATAATCAAAGGTTGTTCTAATTCCAAACACAAACTATGAAAAGGCCcccccctccctctctctctctctttctctcccacacacatgcacacacacataagCATAATATTTCTTTCAAGTGCGCATGTAGAACCAAAATTTGCATTTGATTTAAGAAGTTCATTGTGGTAGGAAAACTGTTCAAAATCAACATGCACCAACTGACCAAGCATAAACCAATGATAGTCATTTCCTAAAGAAGTGTATCACCATTTTAGCACGTCATTTTTTCCTAAGCAATAGAACTTCGAAAGTACAGACAAAATTGCATATATGGAAAATCACCAACACCCAAAGTTGCCAATAAACAACTAACCTGGTCAAGTGCATTTCCAAGCGTATCATAAATAAGGGGTCGATAATCACCAAGGAAGAACTGTTATACAAGAGCACACGTAACAAGCGTCAAAAAGAGATGcaaaaaccttttatttttcttcgttcttcttttattattattttttatttttgcaaaagGGTTCCAAccttttttttggagggggtgggggggaaTTAACAAAATGCATTACTACCTGATCATATTTGGCATCCATTTGGGACTCGCCTTGGCCAGTGTTTAATATATACAGTTGACCAACATCATCCGAAAGTATAATTGATGTCCCATCCCTGGCAAAATAGAGAAAAGTTTCATTAAAACGAAAAATCAACAATGGATTTACAAgaataaagaaaattgcataTCTAGAAATATTAAGATCGGTACAATCAAGGCCCTACTAAATGAAATAATAATCGAATAACTTCTTTCTGGGTCAAATTCTTTTGAGTTGCAAGCACAGATCAACTCAATTAGGAAATCCCTTAACCAAATTACTAAGGGCTGGCAAGAAAAATTATTGTCATTCTGCCCTATCTATGGCCATGCATAATAAAACACATATTTCCAAGATTGCAATCAGTTTGATAATAATCAAGTGATATTGCTTCTTTGGCCTGAATCAAGGAATCCCATAGATATGATGCAAAACAGATATTGTCAAAgcttatgttaaaaaaatacattagtttggttttcctgacTACACTTTAGTTGGGATTAGGGATTTAGTTTAATTTAGCTTATTTTAAAAGATTTACATGGTTACATACTATCACAAAAAAGATTAAGACCTGCCATAGCTATCGATACTAACCACTTTCcaaattatatttcttattttctttgctgaatctttttttttttagtgatttaGAAGATGTTGTCTTTCTACCACAAAAATTTTACGAGTGATTTGACATGAAAACAATCAAGGAAAGGAATTAGTCATCTATTGCAACAATGTATCCTGATATCTATAGAGGTAGGGGATATAATTCATGAGAATATTGCAAGTCTCCACTGGGCTGCTTTAATGGTAGTCTTTACATTCTCTTTTGCTTGTAGTATCAAGTATGTGGTAGAAGTGCAACAAGAAGCTCATGAAatgaaatattgtaaaaaaatacacacacacacacacacacacacacacatacatatactCTGTTTTGCCAGTTGAATTCCTACACTTACATTACGCTTCCAACTCCACTAGATTCCTCTGTCAATCACATCTCCTAGAGCAACACCTCATATATTTTGTTCTTGCCTTCCTTTAGACCaaataatactatatatatatatatatatatatatatatatatatacatacaaactcttgcaacatttttttttaatgcaacaAGCCTTGATCCCAAATTTTTGGGGTCAGCTATGGTCCTAAGTAGATAAGTTAGGATTGGCCACATGCATTCTTTCCCtctattctattctatctaAAGTCATATTCTCTGTTCATCCTTAATTGAAAAGtcctttttaataattttaactaATGTTATTTGGATCTCCTCTACCTTTTTTTAGTTCCTCAACTTGGATCAACTCGTCTCTTACTAGTGCATTAATCGCTATCCTCTAAATatgaccaaaccatctcaaACAGCTctccctcatcttttcatcagtAGGAACTACCCATATCTTTAAGCAGATTTTCTCATTTTGAACCCTATCTTTCCATGTATTTCCACATATTCATCTTAGCATTCTCATTTCAACTACActcattttataaatatgttaCTTCTTAACAGCCCAACATTTGGAACCATAGAGCATAATTGGTCTTACAACaatcttataaaattttccctttACTTAATAGGTATCTATGATCAGTGATCACACAATACTCTTGATGTGCTTCTCCACTTCATCCACCTTGCTTTTATCCCATGAGTCACATtctcttcaaatttttatatctttatGAATTATTGATCCAAGATATCGAAAGCTCTCTATCTTTATATCTCTTGACCATCAAAAAGGAAACACAAAAAGGGAACCAATGGACTATACTAGATTAATATCCTAAGAATCCATTAGATCATACACAATGTAATCATAAATCATCTTAGGTCTACTCTCATCCAAAGAGTAGCCAATAAAAATAAGGGCTTGAACAAACTAAGTTTTGAGTCCCTATTCCCGAAGGGGCAGCATTCATAAGCTCACATTGAACTAGAAGGGACTGCATTCCAAAAACTATTTCCAAATATCTTGGAGTACCAACGATGCCTCATAAAATAAGGAGGCAACACCTCTTAATGCCTCATAAAATGAAAGCACACTAAAACACCGACTATTAGTAAGTACCCAAACCAATTCACCTTATGCTCCATAGCCACACAAATCCCACAACTCAGTGCCATTAACTCTAGCCTAGCATTCCCACATAGATATTTTCCTGAAAAACCATTTCACAACACAATGGGACCTTTTCCATTATTTGATCTGCAACCCCGAAATTCATATATCCACAACTTTAGTCCATAACATAACAAATTCTAGGCAGCAATATTCTACAAAAAATGTAATGTCCTAGATTAGTTAGATATCAGACCTTTCCTATGTCATGATCTCTGACAAGCAAGCCATAAGCTGAATGCTCTAAGCTCCCACAGAAGTAAATCCTGAAGAAAACTAACTATAATGCCAATAGCTGTTTTACCAAATTAAAGTAATCATCTGTCATGCCTCTTTCCATGTGCAACCATTCTCTCTTTAAATATAAACAGTTTGAGAGCTCACAAAACAAACTTAAAAAGGCAAGAATGCTTTTAATTGGTAGTTAAGAATTTCTTTAGGGCACATTTTCAAACATGTGCACCATAGTtcaataattatcaaaattctgAGGACAGGATCTCATATGCATTTACCATTAGGCCCATGTCTGTACGCTTGCTACCTCAGTTAGAACAAAGGTTTCAGAAATTAGCCATGACATCAGCCAAGTCTTAGTTAAAAGTTCATCTAAGTGAACATAGAAGATTTGAAGCTAAAATTGCTTAAACTAACAGAATACTATAGTAAAAATTTTCTAGATTGAATATCATTTACAACTGCCATTACACAGAGACAAAGTATGGACAGTATTGTTCTAAACAAATAA
It encodes:
- the LOC142623679 gene encoding uncharacterized protein LOC142623679 isoform X2 — its product is MALTKGNMAFRKYVPSGDAQKDLKPLRFSSKGHEKTQLVDPNTSHTMERDVDIDHREIYFLIMHFLSAGPCNRTCVQLWNELLEHQLLPRRYHAWYSRNGTHSGDENDDGMSFPLNYAMLVERYPHIEKDHLVKLLKQLLLSAPSPSRGICGKNAPNAADVPTLLGRSSFSLLSYDRDKGNDEVKRPPAYMRWPHMRADQVRGLSLREIGGGFARHCRAPSIRAASYAIAKPSTMVQKMQNTKRLRGHRNAVYCAMFDRSGRYVVTGSDDRLVKIWSMETAYCLASCRGHEGDITDLAVSSNNALVASSSNDCSIRVWRLPDGFPISVLKGHTGAVTAIAFSPKPNSIYNLLSSSDDGTCRIWDARYSQFSPRIYVPRPSDSLAGKNNGPSSSSVPLSHQIFCCAFNANGTVFVTGSSDTLARVWNACKPNAEDSDQPNHEIDVLSGHENDVNYVQFSGCAVASKFTMSDTSKEENIPKFRNSWFTHDNIVTCSRDGSAIIWIPRSRRSHGKSGRWTRAYHLKVPPPPMPPQPPRGGPRQRMLPTPRGVNMIVWSLDNRFVLAAIMDCRICVWNAADGSLVHSLTGHTESTYVLDVHPFNPRIAMSAGYDGKTIVWDIWEGTPIRIYDTSRFKLVDGKFSPDGTSIILSDDVGQLYILNTGQGESQMDAKYDQFFLGDYRPLIYDTLGNALDQETQLPPYRRNMEDLLCGSDMVPYPEPYQTAYQQRRLGALGKEWHPSSLRLAVGPDFSVDPDYQMLPLADLDLPIEPLPEIVDAMDWEPENEVQSEDNDSEYNVTEDCFPGGEQGSLSSISSGDPECSAEDSEDEDSMDGLRRSKRKKQKAEVEIMTSSGRRVKRRNLDECDGNPHRFNRPRKSRNGRKASKRKSTSKSLRPQRAAARNALNLFSKITGTSTDGEDEDGSEDNLSESESSLQDSIIESDKSDSSLQNEQSKHLKGKELSLDDSEDLVEPYELPESHFNDGNRKRLILKLPIRDSNKLVLPRSISHKSNYQADLVGSSSKASQEAFEENGNRTSSQDQGHFSGDANCSTIERKGRGRLDKVEDHLDLSECYSNGQIRWGGVKARTSKRLRFGEAMPSDAYDRSHVCQVGQGEKENDVEGNMKTQQDSVMISPPTIEIQNFGDNINRMAVMNGKNIGDSASEEFKGESPKSVHVAAQDTSISSLPYKNGTDHHPEQIERGTPSSTKLRIMSKRILEDPESPSKQEMRFLVENQNNGWHESPSNKEQDPVAPDGEGTSGVNADHEDESDSQIDKIPLSLAHDSQEFHLNSNKRYAAVYKRSKSHRSRANLEVDSGGVGESTSNASNNSIIAGLDSEEGFINGDHRTRSTRLKESTHDSDNVSDGLKSGPGDESGYTFRSTHNNSTHRCQSPTENWGSTARITVGLRSTRIRRASNHVRDRIPVDRRKSHQSAKKRSWLMLSTHEEGSRYIPQQGDEVVYLRQGHQEYIDYFNSREPGPWTYMKGIIRAVEFCKVEDLKYSSLAGSGESCCKMILKFVDQDSNVYQQSFKLTLPEVMGFPDFLVERTRFDAAMAKKWTIRDKCKVWWRTEVEGEEDGNWWDGRITSSKAKSVDFPDSPWERYTIQYKTDPREKHNHSPWELFDTDTQWEEPHIDNEIRNNLLSAFAKLEQSGNKAQDRYGVQKLKIVSDKSHFTNRFPVALSLEVIQARIENSYYRSMEALKHDAKVMLSNAESYFAKNVEMLDKIKRLSEWFTRTLSSL
- the LOC142623679 gene encoding uncharacterized protein LOC142623679 isoform X1; this encodes MALTKGLTGNMAFRKYVPSGDAQKDLKPLRFSSKGHEKTQLVDPNTSHTMERDVDIDHREIYFLIMHFLSAGPCNRTCVQLWNELLEHQLLPRRYHAWYSRNGTHSGDENDDGMSFPLNYAMLVERYPHIEKDHLVKLLKQLLLSAPSPSRGICGKNAPNAADVPTLLGRSSFSLLSYDRDKGNDEVKRPPAYMRWPHMRADQVRGLSLREIGGGFARHCRAPSIRAASYAIAKPSTMVQKMQNTKRLRGHRNAVYCAMFDRSGRYVVTGSDDRLVKIWSMETAYCLASCRGHEGDITDLAVSSNNALVASSSNDCSIRVWRLPDGFPISVLKGHTGAVTAIAFSPKPNSIYNLLSSSDDGTCRIWDARYSQFSPRIYVPRPSDSLAGKNNGPSSSSVPLSHQIFCCAFNANGTVFVTGSSDTLARVWNACKPNAEDSDQPNHEIDVLSGHENDVNYVQFSGCAVASKFTMSDTSKEENIPKFRNSWFTHDNIVTCSRDGSAIIWIPRSRRSHGKSGRWTRAYHLKVPPPPMPPQPPRGGPRQRMLPTPRGVNMIVWSLDNRFVLAAIMDCRICVWNAADGSLVHSLTGHTESTYVLDVHPFNPRIAMSAGYDGKTIVWDIWEGTPIRIYDTSRFKLVDGKFSPDGTSIILSDDVGQLYILNTGQGESQMDAKYDQFFLGDYRPLIYDTLGNALDQETQLPPYRRNMEDLLCGSDMVPYPEPYQTAYQQRRLGALGKEWHPSSLRLAVGPDFSVDPDYQMLPLADLDLPIEPLPEIVDAMDWEPENEVQSEDNDSEYNVTEDCFPGGEQGSLSSISSGDPECSAEDSEDEDSMDGLRRSKRKKQKAEVEIMTSSGRRVKRRNLDECDGNPHRFNRPRKSRNGRKASKRKSTSKSLRPQRAAARNALNLFSKITGTSTDGEDEDGSEDNLSESESSLQDSIIESDKSDSSLQNEQSKHLKGKELSLDDSEDLVEPYELPESHFNDGNRKRLILKLPIRDSNKLVLPRSISHKSNYQADLVGSSSKASQEAFEENGNRTSSQDQGHFSGDANCSTIERKGRGRLDKVEDHLDLSECYSNGQIRWGGVKARTSKRLRFGEAMPSDAYDRSHVCQVGQGEKENDVEGNMKTQQDSVMISPPTIEIQNFGDNINRMAVMNGKNIGDSASEEFKGESPKSVHVAAQDTSISSLPYKNGTDHHPEQIERGTPSSTKLRIMSKRILEDPESPSKQEMRFLVENQNNGWHESPSNKEQDPVAPDGEGTSGVNADHEDESDSQIDKIPLSLAHDSQEFHLNSNKRYAAVYKRSKSHRSRANLEVDSGGVGESTSNASNNSIIAGLDSEEGFINGDHRTRSTRLKESTHDSDNVSDGLKSGPGDESGYTFRSTHNNSTHRCQSPTENWGSTARITVGLRSTRIRRASNHVRDRIPVDRRKSHQSAKKRSWLMLSTHEEGSRYIPQQGDEVVYLRQGHQEYIDYFNSREPGPWTYMKGIIRAVEFCKVEDLKYSSLAGSGESCCKMILKFVDQDSNVYQQSFKLTLPEVMGFPDFLVERTRFDAAMAKKWTIRDKCKVWWRTEVEGEEDGNWWDGRITSSKAKSVDFPDSPWERYTIQYKTDPREKHNHSPWELFDTDTQWEEPHIDNEIRNNLLSAFAKLEQSGNKAQDRYGVQKLKIVSDKSHFTNRFPVALSLEVIQARIENSYYRSMEALKHDAKVMLSNAESYFAKNVEMLDKIKRLSEWFTRTLSSL